The Arabidopsis thaliana chromosome 5, partial sequence genomic interval GTCaatgaagaaagaaatcaaaatgaaGCAGAAGGCATACCAATCTTATTGTGTGTTAGATCAAGTGTTCGCACTGCTCTCTCCATTTCAATCACTTCATCAGGAAATGTCTactcaacaaaacaaatcaaaaaaacagaaaattcacCAATCAAGAGATAATCAGCCAATCCAGTCttaacaaaaccctagaacaAATTCGTATGCTGCATTGATGACACAATCACAAAGTTCAGTGCTTTTCGTCTCTATCAATCATTCAAACAAGagacaataacaacaacacacaTAGAATAAACATCTCTACAAAGTCATATAGACAGATAGAAACAAGTTTGTCAATCAATTCCAAGTGGAGACAAGTATACCTTCAATTTGGAGTCGCGGAGACCAACAATGCCTGTAGATCGCCAGCGTGAGATCCGATTAGCCTTTGAACCACCAGCTGTATTGCTCGCGCAACACCCCATTTTTGTGTTTCCGATTCTTCGCCGATCGTCGCAGTAGATTTCGATTagatgatttatataaataatgaagaaatCTCAGATACCCAGAGAAAGTTTCAAAGTAATCTGATTGCTAAAAGAGATGGCTTTTGgggtcaaaatttggtttttgaggTTTAGGTGAGGGTCAAGGTCTCTGTCTCGCTCGCGGGTTATATAGAAAGAAAGCCAAATTCGTccccaaaaacagaaaaatataatttggaaaagtaaaaagacCCTAAATTTGATAAAAGTGCTTAGCTTTGGAAACTCGAAGATCggtaagaaatcaaaatcaaaatcatttcgAGCCCCAAGACTCAAATACTATTGAGTCAATGAACTAAACTTCAGATTTTATCTTGGTATTGGTGATCCCACTAATCAAATCGAGGGAAATTTCAGATATCTATGTTACCAAAGACTCATTTTTGAAGTACTTAAACTTGTCTTCTGACCACATTACCTGTCTTGTTTCTTACATAACCTCTTACCTTTCAATCATACCTAAACATTTTGTTTgcaaaatctttcttttagtggttctatttttaaaactttcgTTGTTAAACGTCTTTTTCTTGGTTCTAAACTTCTAACTAATGATAGTGTTGTTAAACCAAcgtatatatgatattaacCAGAAAAATGGCTTGTTTTATTACAAGAAAACGAGgtttcttttgatatatagCCCCTTCCTCAAGCAACAGCATGGTCggactaatttttttttttcttttccatttattttattctcatACCCATCTCGTtaaatttcaaaccaaaaacactaataaCTCAAATTCGAAACCGACCAGTCAACCAAGTTATGAAGTTGATGTGAAAAGCCAAAATGTGAAGTCTTTTGACTTGATATCGTTTGTATTATATACTGAATATCAAAGAACTCAGCCCAtaatttcaaaagttttatgAATGGTAAACATTAGGAACAAACACGCAGCAAAAAGAACAGGAAGTAAGAAGCCTAATAATACTATTTCTAGAAAATAATCACAAATTAAGAACATGGTTCATCTATATGTACATACATGATTCTTCTCAAAATTCTATTTGATATAGAAAAGGAAcccataataataaaatatgagaaaGACAGAGATAATTAAACACGTTTTGCTTTCATTCACTATGAGAACAGCCAAAAATCTAGGAACCAGATTCCAATTTTTGGTTCCTTTTTCCTACTTCCACACAGAACCCGCTTTGTCAATCAGCGGATTTCGATCTTCAAGACTTTTTAACATTCCCTTCATTAGGCAGAGGTACAAGATATGTAAAATACACGcatttgtaaatatttgtaaCTAACCAGTGATGATTGATTGGTTGTTGAAGAGGGAAGGTTTTGTcttctgtcttttctttttttttcccctgtTTTAAGTTAGCCGTAGAGCCATTTCTTGAAGCAGCGTTCGTTTCTGAGAAGCGTTTATCACTTGATTGGTTTCTGCATTCTCTAGAACATCTGTGATTATAGCTGCTGCGTGACCCAGTGGCTCTTCCGCGGCTCTCTTTAGCATGAAAGCCTGGTGCAAGTGAAGGTAAGtgagaaaactaaaaacagTTTCACAAAAAATGGTTCGAGCTTTTAGAGgagttaagaaaaaacagaagacCACAAACTTTTACAATCTAGTGCAACTTTTTCTCAGTAGAAAACTTGATTTGAATCCAGAATCTAAGTTAGGGAAATGGAGAGAAGAACCTGGCCATGGTGCGATATGGTTAAGGTACATGGTTGCTGATTCCAAGGCTCTCCATCAATTTGCACTGGTAAAGGCGCACAAAGTTGTATCTTGACTGCTGACCCTTGAGCTAGCCTTCTCGCACGAGACAACCCGACCTGAAgatgtgaaaacaaaacaaaaatcaatttatgtTAGTTTTTAGGTTACCAGTCAAATGTATACAAATAAGACATAAGAGTACAAATATAACCTGAAGTTTCCCAAGGTGCCATGTCCCAGATATACTCACAACTTCAACTATCTTGTCGTGCATCGATTGCGGATCAAAGTTTTCATATGTTTCATCTTCATTCTGCCATAAATCCACCCCTCCCATGTAACTTCCAATGTTTGCAACCAGTATTCCTTCCGCATCCTTCAGAGATTTAGCATAGAGAAGTTAGAGCATTAATTATCATGCGGGTCGTATCTGTAAGGTATCTGTGACTCACCTCAGGAACCTCGATGTCAACACCATCCACCTCAACTCGAACTTGCCAAGGGAAATCTTCGAATGTTCTGTCCATTATACTCCTTGCACCTTCTCTGGCATAGAGGACTTTGTTCATAAACTGCACATGGAGACCATTCAAATATCAGTTTCATGGACTAAAGGATTAACCATACAGCTTCTCTACAATATATGCCAGTTATATCATGATTGTGAAATATAGAAATACAGTTTTCCTGAggttatatcaaaattttatcaattaatGTTCATTTGGTTACCTGGCTATAAAATCTCTCTGGATTCTCCTCCCGTAGATTGTGAATCTCAAGGGCAACCTTAGCATCACACCCAACCCCTGTTAAGATTAGCAAAGTTAGCAACAATTTATAGGCTATGGGTTCAAGATAGCAGTCATATCATTTACAAGGGTAATATACACAACGGGAATGGTTCAAACCATTCTTCATGAATTTATTTAAAGAATCTAtcattatacaattttaatttatatagacTTTAAATGCAAACTGCCGTgttaaattgtaaataattttaaccCCGAGATAAGTCTTGATAAGAGTAATATATACGGGACAAAAGTTGCAAACAGAACTAAAGGACTCTGGATACAAATGAAACTGCCCCACTACTTCGACGATTAGCAACCTCACATATAATTGAAATTATATCGAAAGCAAAGCTGTGAAGGTTTTCACCTAGAGGTTTTGAATTTAACTGACCTATATAattgttcatatattttgGCGGCTGGAGTTGCTTTCCTTGTTGATTCAGAATCGATACTTTCCAACGATCAAGGACAGTGACTGCAGCATGCTCTATGTTCTGTAATACTGTCGACAAGCCTCCTTGTCTCTCAACAGAACCCAAACCACCACCCCAATTTAATACTCGGGATAGATCATTCCCGGTTCCAGCAGGCAGTATAGCAACTGCAGGAGGAGAAATAAAATTCTGTTTCTCTATGGCATCTAATACCCAACCAGCGGTGCCATCTCCACCACAAACAAGAACTCTAAAGTGAGGAACCTTCCTGAAGAGAAAAAGTCCCACTTCTGGTCCCTGCACTGAACTCAATTCAAATACCTGCAAGAAACGGCTCGCGTCAATAAACTTTAAAGACTACAGATTAAGAAAATGCATTGAAAATGTCCACAGAATCAGATTTAAGTCTGTGACGAGTTTTCAAGGCAGTATACTCTACCTGCACAGGATttagatgaagatgaagacgtTGACGAAGGGAATCACCTCGTTGAGCACCActctttttgttaataaaaacCAACAACGGTCTTGCATCTGAAGGCAAATCAGCTAGTTCATACTTAAGTTTCGACCTTAGTGCATGATATTCCTTCTGACCAAAAGACCCGGTTCTTTTAACACTCGGCTTCTTTTCCAGCTTGCCATTGCTGTCACTGTCCCCGTTAGAAGAATCCCCATTCATAACGCTGATAGAATTTTCCAGTACGGCATGAGCGCCATTAACAGTTGGACCTGTATCAGCTGTGCTTTCTGTGGATTCATCGCAATTGCTACCACTATTACCAGTGTCAGCTGAAGTTTCATTAGTTTGCTTGtattttttgctttgaatCCTGATACTGGCAAGGGCGGTAGATGCAAGTTCGTTAGCACCATGAGTGATTGAGCTCAGAAATCCTCCAGAGGGATTCCGCGTCAATTCCTTAACGTAGAGTGGGCACAATATTAACCTTCTAAGCGGGCCTAAATCACAAATGTCACCAGTTTCATTTGACATGTTACTGTGACAGTCAACGTGCACAAGACGTTGACACCACAAGCAGCACCATATAGGAGAACCCCCAAGAAAGGAGCTACTACATGACTCGTCACAGTAGCTACAAAACGAGGAGTCATCAGTCTGATCAGCCCCTTCTGTCCACCGCACTGCCCACTGGTGCACCACATGCTCAAATCCAACCATGGAGACACATTTGCAATCTTTTGGCGCACTTGAAGAACAGTTAAAATGTGCTGCTGCTCCACAGATTGTGCACCTGTGGAAAAAACTTTCTGAAGCTACAATTGCCTGAGATGGCGACATGGACTTCAAGCAAACACAACAGTTCAAGTTTTTCGCACGAGCTATAGGGTCGAGTTCCCAGCTATGTGGGGCAACAGGAACCTTATGTCGTGcctttggatttttctttgaccTGGCTATGGCTTTCGTCCAacttaaattaatatttcttcGCCATTGAAAAGCAGTGTAGGCGATGGTCAATATACCAACAAGGGCagcaacaaaacaagagaacaTTAAACCACGAGATTCAACCGTGTCAATAGGATTCTTGCTGGTCCAGCTAGGAAAGAACATCCCCAATTCTCCATCGTCGTCCATTTGTCTATGTTGCAACTCTACTACAAGTGTGAAAATCCCTGAAATCCGAGCCAATAAGAAGCCCCAAAAAGATTATTGTATTGGTCAGGTCCACACACAGATCATCAAAAATTCTTCCTCAAACtccatatcatcatcatccatcaAACCAGTTTATGCTCAGAAAAAGCGATATCGCAGAGGACAACAAACACAATTcaactaaagaaaaacaaactcttcttccctgacagtaagaaaaaaaaacatgtcatCCAACCGCATAACACGATAGAAACAATCGTTTTCATAAGAAACACTGCAGCCCAAATTACAAAGGCCCTGAAcaatgtaaacaaaaacaaatttactacaagaaaattaattgtttgGTCATTTTCTTCCTCGGATTCAGACTTCAATCAAACAATCGTAATCATGCTTGGACAACACATtcttaaaatcaaaatgaaacCTTGCTCTCAAGTTCCTAAGTTTGATACATATTGATGAAAACTTACTCTGCTCATTTCCAACAATACTATAAGaggcaaaacaaaacctttaaGCTTCGactttaataaacaaaaaaaaaaaaaaaactcgagcTCTAGTGAAAAATAAACTCAGATCACAAAGTTCCAAAAATCtcctattaaaaaaaaaggggcAAAAACTGCAGCTTTCTCTCTGTCCACGAAGATCCAATGTAAATTACaccaacaaataaataaaaaaactaacctgAAGAAGCGAGAGGGAGAAGTAGAAGAGATGATCAAATCAGAAGCCTAAGAGAGATCTAGAAAGCGACCCGAAAagcgaaagaagaagagaaacccACAATCGATGATGCACCAAGCACGAAGCTTTTTTACTCCAACGAAAATtcccaaatccaaaaattttgattttgaaaaagcaGAGATGCTCTCTCTTtcagttttcttataataattaaaatctttcGTTTGATTAATTCGATCGGACTATATACAATATGATTTGTGAAAGGAGAAAGATTCTGGGCGAAAAAGAGGGTTAATCTATCGTATCCGTTTTACACGGCTTGGCCACGTAGGATATATGAATCTCACAGTTCCTAGTTGCCACGTGCCCATACATTTTTTGTCGGCAAAGGGCCCAGGCCCATTACTTTCATGACACGGTTCCTAAATTACTTGTACTATGTGACATTGACCCaatcaaaacagaagaaaacatatagaATTATTCTTTTGGGATTTATTAATTCAATACACTAAAGGGAAAATGTCCAAATCTGGTTTTTGACATCCAAATGTTTTTGATTGTATGCTTTTGTCTAAAATAcatttggcaaaaaaaaaaggaaatgcGATTGTGATGTTGAtttaagtaacaaaaaaaagtgttgaTGTGTAAGACATGATTCTCTCTACCACTGCATTTAAtgttaagaaattttttttaaaaatgatatatatctacgcaaaaatattaatattttatatactaatattcTTTACGAGCAACCTGCAGATACATATTGATCAAATTCTTAACTTAATATGTAAATGTTGACTATAAATCTTATCCAAGTACTCCCCATCGACCATACGGCATTACTAGCAAGAAATCCTTTTGCAGCATGGGACTTTACTCTTTGAAGTATATGTCACTATATATTCTCCTATATATGCTCGATCCTTGGACTAAATCTGTGGTACTCGACCCGATCGATCTACTCCACTGCAGTTAAGTTCAAAAATACAACACCTAAACATGTgttttttgatgatattgGTAATTTACCTTGTATCACTTGGTACGGTGTTACCAATCTGCTTTTTTAGATCATACCTTTAGTAGATAACAAATATGAGAACTACATAATATGTATGGGAATCTTAAGTAATTGTTTATGATATGAACATCTTCAGTTTCGACTAAACTTTTGATTGCTACTAAATACGTATAGAACAAATCTTCTTAATTATATCTTATAACTACcgtttcttaattattacaaCAATATGTCATATGATCCAAGTCTAAACTATAAATGTCCCTTTGAAAACGGACACTTCAAGTACAGCTATATCACAAAAGATTTGGCAAATCTAAGTACACATTTAGATTTGGTAAATTTGTACAGAATCAGTGTGTTCCATTTCAACACCTAAAAATATAGTCacttttaaaaccaaaaataaagaaaaaaatagtcatATCACCGATGCTTAGCTTGATCATCATAAGCTTAGCTTGATCATCATAAGGTACTGAGCCTCACGGATCTCGAGGTTagaaataagaagagagaaaaaaaacaccaaatcgGACGGTTAACAAGTTACTGACAAAACGAAATTATGAACCTGAGAGAGTAGACACTAGTCTTCGGATCTTCTAGACTAAGATATCAAATCTGTTTGTTATtagaagataatatatataatgaaccaaacacaaaatcatTTCTGCTCTCCATAACTAGAACACCTCCAATGGCTTCTTCCGATGATCCAGCTCCGGAGAACAACCACGTCTCCGTCTTAGCTAGACAAGCTCGAAACCCACCGacacattttttctttcctcacAATCCTTCTCCTCGTACTTACTACTTCTCGGCGCCACCACAGATTTATTTCATCTCCGACATATATctccctcctcctccatcaATATGGGTGTATTATCCTCTTTGGTATattaaccctaaccctaatgTATATGAGTCTACACAAGAACTTCCTCAACGTTACTCTCCAAACCCTAGCCAAGAGATGACTCTTCCACCGACTAGTAGTAGAAGAGTTTTTGGCCGGAGAAGTTACGAACTATGTGAGAAGGTGACATGGAGGACAAGTATCAAGCCGGAAGTTGAATCCAACGGTGATCACATCACAACCGTCATGCTTCGCAATATACCGAACCGATACACGTGCGTATATAATTCCTTCATTTTAAATTCATAACCACTAGATTATACAGTATATGTTAGTATTTAAACAAGGtgtgatttaatttatttattttgttgtggtGGTGAAATGATGAGGCATATATTGAAGCTAATGATTAACAATATTTGCaggagagagatgatgattcAGTTCATGGATAAGCATTGCGAAGAAGCCAATAAAAGTGGGAAAAATGAAGAGTTTACAATCTCTgcttatgattttatttaccTTCCGATAGACTTTAGGTaagttttaatctttattattattcgtTAATTAGTTTCAtctttgtttatatacaaCGAAATGATGctatatatacaaatcatAATCGATAATCATTGAATATCTGCatgttacaacttacaaatttttattttgtgcaTTAATGTATTTgtaatataagtatatataacaATGTTACTATTCATCTTGATATTATTAACTTgatcatatataaattaccTAAATGAATTAAACAGGACTACAATGAACAAAGGGTATGCTTTCGTGAACTTCACAAATGCAAAAGCAGTGTCCAAGTTTAAGGCTGCTTGCAACAACAAGCCGTGGTGCCATTTCTACtcaaaaaaagaacttgagaTTACTTATGCTAGAATTCAGGCTAGTTCCACtcctttacatatatatatacacatctTTGATCTGTGTATCTTATCTTATTCAATCTTATTGTAACACTTGTCGGGGAAAACAACAATACTTTTGTGTAGGGCAAAGATGAGCTGGTGAAACGTTTCCAGCATATGACATATCCGGAGGAGGCCTACAGTGCGGTATGTTTCAGCCCAGCTCGTAGCGGAGGGAAAGATACAGTTCAAACCACAATGGTCGGTAAATGCAATGAACCAGTGTGCTCGGTTTAGTCTTTCCATATATGTAATTAGGATTATGAATAATAAAAGTGTATGCGATGGTGAACATGGGTCTAggatggaaaagaaaagactcaGACACCGAACCAAATCCAAGTAAAATTCTGAAATGtttagttttggatttggtttttgatgtGTGTGAGTTTTGACTTTTCATAATTAGTGTTATGTTTAAGCGTCTACTACTCTACCTGTTTCTCtgatctatatataattttctatgtTGTTGAACTGTTGTCTGGCgatgtttatatacaaaaatatagctatggttttctctttttttttttttgttaatgattattctgatattcaaaaatttggttgaaagttcttttttttggtgaaaatcAAGTCATACTTCATTCCAGTTatagagaagacaaaaaaatctttctacAATGAGGATTGTTTTTGCaccaattaattttttaaaggAAGTAAGCCACGAACTCTTAGCTTAGAAGGTGATCGCATGAAAAACTAGctaacaacataaaaaaaaaaaaaaatgagttggCCAAATATCGCCGGTGGATATTATTAGACTACGTTTTCTTGTCAACGGTGGATATTTTAGATATAAGACTTTTTGGAACGTACCAAAAAGTTTCTCTTATTCCTTTGAACTCGCATTATGTTACAAAATATAACTAGAGAATCTTGCATAGAAAGGTTTGCGGTTTTGTCACTATTTTGTATGTGTACTACTGTACTGTACATTGAACTGTTGTGATCTTTTCAATCATGTAAAAACCTACTATAGACCTTAGCCTATTCTGGCGTTACCTTTACACATTCCAGTTTTTATTGAGCCGAAACCATCATTGTTAGTTTGGGTGACGATAGATTCTGCAGTACCTTGACACAAATCTTCGTTTCTTGGGGAATGGAGCGACAAGTGTGACGTAGATGTGCATCGTAGGCTCCTACAAATAATGACCAAAAAGGCCTTTTTCCATCAAcaattgcttctttttcttttctctctttttttgccACTTTTTTCCCCACTATGGTCATGAGTCATGACCGGCTTCACATAAACGATGTTGAATCAAATAGCTTTTTGGGCGGGGACTGAGTGGAATTAAAGATGATGGATTCAGTTAGGGTTTTGAGGTAGTTCTTGGCCCATAATATGGCCcaatatatgaattttgacttttttcgAATTATCGTTGAAGTTCATCTCTTAACAATAATAAGCAACAACTTTATGAGATAATGAATTATTGCAATACAATGATGTAGAAACGGACCAATACAGTGTCGTGTTTGACGTTTAGGTGGGTTTGGTTATAATTGTCTTATCACTGGCCCAcactacaacaacaactctcGTCTAAAACCAAACCCTCTGACATGGAAAGAGAGTTTTGATCTACGAGCCAATTGCTTTGGACCCGAGCCTCGTATTTGCCTCCGGACCCGAACCTCTGTTTGGCTCCTCCGCTCGCCGTTGAAAAATTTCCGCACTGATATCGATCACTTTATCTCTctcccttctctctctctttctcttcttctcctggTTTCGTTAATTCTTGAattcgaaaaccctaaacaacTTGTTCCTAGAAATTGAGCAAGCAAAGGAAAGctttttttcatcttcaggTTTCCATTTGTTGTAAAGCTAAACGTGACACAAGTGTGTAAGTTCACATCTCTGTTTCCCTCTGtggaaaccctaattcttgCTATATATCctaaaaagaaatgatttttttttttacccaaTTATTGTACCGTGTCGATAGGTAGTGTTATTGTTTGAGGTTGAATTCTCGGTTACTGTAATGTTCATGTTATTATTAACCATAGCTTCGATTTGCAGTGAGATTGTGTTTGCGGCAATTTTGATCTCAAGTGTGTTCTCGAGTTTTCCAATCaaattctgtatttttttcGAAATTAGCTTAATTTTCAGCTGCCATAAGAGTGTTTATAGCTGTGAAATCGGAAATTTTCAGctggtttttgtttaatgaaGTTGATGCTGTTTACTGAAATGAGCTCTCCAAGTTTACTTGATTAGGTGTTAAGAGTTTCTGATGTTGACTGGAACTTAGGCGTCAGTGTACCCTAAGTTCCAATCTAAGGAAACAATGCTTATTCTGTTTCCTTGTACCATGTGGGCTCTGCATCAATTCTCTAGTGTCTCACTTTGCTGCCCtgtggtttttgtttcctctttgcAGAAACAACACTTGTATTGGCTTTCTTCTGTctagtgtttttgtttcacttgTTGTGTTCAACTCTAAATTTTGCAGtatctgttttgtttgtttagcaGGAGAACCTATGAGTATTCAAAGCATGCCAATTGGAGGTAGCTCATGAATTCTGGGGAAAGAGGTGTTTATATGTTCCCTTTTTTCTTACACATTCGGAATTTAGATCAACGAAGGCGCAATGTTGAActtgtttctgtgtttttttcaaaGGCTCagataattacaaataatttaGAGGAGCTGAATCTATGCCTGGAAACGAATTTGGGGAGAAGATCCACAATTTTTTTGGACAAGAAGGCCTATCCCAAGACCAGCAACATCAGTCTCAGGTTGTTGACAGAAGCTGGTCCAGTTTTAATAATGGTCTAGTCGGTAACCAGAGGCAGATTGACCCATCCCTCATTGCCAATCTGAAGAGTTATAACACACAACAATCTGGTACTGATTTTGTCTCCTTTTGACACTGAATTCCACAACTTGCAATCATTAATAGCTACATATATTGCTAGTTTTCTAAAtggagcttttttttttttcttatgtcaGTTGATCATGAGAGAGGTCATCAATCTTCAAATTCACAGCATGGTTTAAACTATACTCAGCAGCCTATAAGGTCCGAGTTCTCAAGAAGTTTATTGCAAGAACACCAGCAACTCCCAAATGGTTACATGCATGGGAACCTTGGGTTGCAGACAATGCCGAATGGGGCAAATGTTTTGGGAGGTGATGTAGAATCTAGTAGGGATAAGTTATCAGCAAGGGGATTTACTCCAGAACTTCATAATGTTCCTATGAGGCTTGAGATGGGAGAATCTCCGGTTAATTATGATTTCTTTGGTGGtcaacaacaatcaaacaCACAGCTCTCTGGCATGCTCCAGCCTTTGCCAAGGCAGCAGATGACATTCAATGATATGCAACTACTGAAGCAGCAAGTTATGGTTAAGCAAATGCATGAATATCAAAtgcaacaacaacttcaaaagcAACAGCTAGAGGCCAGGCAGCTCAATTCTTTGAATAGAAATGCAGTCAATGGAAGTTGCGCAAGTGATACCCAATCACGTATGATTAATGGCATCCCTCTTCAGAATGCGTCTAGTAACTGGTTTCAGCCAGATCTCATGACAGGAAATACAAACTGGATGCATCGCGGCATCTCACCAGCTGTTCAAGGTTCATCCAGTGGGCTCATGATTACCCCTGAGCATGGGCAGTCGAACTTAATGGCTCAACAGTTTGGACCTTCCTTGTACGGTATGCCTGTTAGTGGGACAAATGCACCTCAAAATGCTTTTTCTTCCGTTCAGATGAACAGATTAGCTGCACCGCATGGTTCTGCAAACAGGAGTTACTCTCTGACCAATCAGCCAACTTCATTTCTTAACCAAGGTGATGTTCAGGATAGTCAAATGCACCCTCGATCCACATACCAGGAGAAAGCGTTGTTCTCCCAGACATCAGTGCCAGATTCAAATAATAGGcccaattttgaaaatttccagCAAGATGATTCCCGTGAGAGGAACATTTCAGCGCAGGATAAATTTTGTCAGATGGAGGATTCTGGTCCAGCAGAAAAATCATTTATGAAAGTGCCTGAAAATATGAATGCATTGCAGAAGTCGTCAGCATTAGATCCTACTgaagaaaagattttgtttggttctgATGACAATTTGTGGGATGCATTTGGAAGCAGCACTGATATGAGCTTGCAAGGAAATCTTATGTCCAGTAATTCTGACCTATTCGATGCATGCCCCTCTTTGCAAAGTGGGAGTTGGAGTGCCCTTATGCAATCTGCTGTAGCAGAAACAACCAGCGATGACGCCGGTGTACATGGATGGGTTAACAGCAATACTGTCCCACATGCGAATTTGCACACTGATAGTAGAGCCCAGGATTTGGGTGCAAAGGCTTCAAATCCACTAAGTGAGAGATTCCACAGTGATTCCACTGGGGCAGCTGTTCAACATTTGCCTGACAAGGTAAATAAAGTTTCAGATCATGGCCTGTTTGAGAAGCCTATGGCTCAACTTAGTCAAATGGCTGGTAATATAATTCATTCTTCAAGTATTGATGAACAGAATAATTTGTGTTCTATTCGACAGAATGAGGGCATTGAAGATAGATTTGGTATTTGGAAGGCTGCTTCCAATCCAAATGTAGCTGCTCTGATTGAACAGAAGAATCATTTCACACAAAATCCACAAAGGGCAAGCTATGGATTTGGAATAGCCAGTGCAGGAAACGATTCTAGTGCTTCTCGGGATGTCCAGGGCAATATCCAACAGCATTTGGATAATAACTCTGTGGAGAAGGCTATCCCTCAACTGAAATCGAGAGACGGCAGTCAGATTCTTGAGTCATATGCGAGGAATAATGCTGGAACAAATGAAATGGTAAATGCCCGCGATTTTTCTATGTTGCCTGGTGGAAAAGAGACACAATCTGGTCATGTCGGTAGTAGGCCCTCGACAAGTCGCAAATTTCAGTATCATCCCATGGGTAATATTGATGTCACTAATGAATCTTGTCAAGAAAAAGTTTCTCATTTGCCAACCACATTGGAGCAGGTTCCTGTCGGAAACCAAGGGTATTTTGGGCAATCAAAGTTTCT includes:
- the MCT2 gene encoding MEI2 C-terminal RRM only like 2 (MEI2 C-terminal RRM only like 2 (MCT2); FUNCTIONS IN: nucleic acid binding; INVOLVED IN: biological_process unknown; LOCATED IN: cellular_component unknown; CONTAINS InterPro DOMAIN/s: RNA recognition motif, RNP-1 (InterPro:IPR000504), RNA recognition motif 2 (InterPro:IPR007201); BEST Arabidopsis thaliana protein match is: terminal EAR1-like 2 (TAIR:AT1G67770.1).); its protein translation is MASSDDPAPENNHVSVLARQARNPPTHFFFPHNPSPRTYYFSAPPQIYFISDIYLPPPPSIWVYYPLWYINPNPNVYESTQELPQRYSPNPSQEMTLPPTSSRRVFGRRSYELCEKVTWRTSIKPEVESNGDHITTVMLRNIPNRYTREMMIQFMDKHCEEANKSGKNEEFTISAYDFIYLPIDFRTTMNKGYAFVNFTNAKAVSKFKAACNNKPWCHFYSKKELEITYARIQANELVKRFQHMTYPEEAYSAVCFSPARSGGKDTVQTTMVGKCNEPDGKEKTQTPNQIQVKF
- the MCT2 gene encoding MEI2 C-terminal RRM only like 2 (MEI2 C-terminal RRM only like 2 (MCT2); FUNCTIONS IN: nucleic acid binding; INVOLVED IN: biological_process unknown; LOCATED IN: cellular_component unknown; CONTAINS InterPro DOMAIN/s: RNA recognition motif, RNP-1 (InterPro:IPR000504), RNA recognition motif 2 (InterPro:IPR007201); BEST Arabidopsis thaliana protein match is: terminal EAR1-like 2 (TAIR:AT1G67770.1); Has 606 Blast hits to 490 proteins in 89 species: Archae - 0; Bacteria - 0; Metazoa - 0; Fungi - 60; Plants - 378; Viruses - 0; Other Eukaryotes - 168 (source: NCBI BLink).), encoding MASSDDPAPENNHVSVLARQARNPPTHFFFPHNPSPRTYYFSAPPQIYFISDIYLPPPPSIWVYYPLWYINPNPNVYESTQELPQRYSPNPSQEMTLPPTSSRRVFGRRSYELCEKVTWRTSIKPEVESNGDHITTVMLRNIPNRYTREMMIQFMDKHCEEANKSGKNEEFTISAYDFIYLPIDFRTTMNKGYAFVNFTNAKAVSKFKAACNNKPWCHFYSKKELEITYARIQASSTPLHIYIHIFDLCILSYSILL